A genomic window from Triticum urartu cultivar G1812 unplaced genomic scaffold, Tu2.1 TuUngrouped_contig_4918, whole genome shotgun sequence includes:
- the LOC125528501 gene encoding uncharacterized protein LOC125528501 produces MATAPAEVLPPAKRWKKDPGCLETSPVLPATATADWSSLPYDIVGHIADSFLATNNLDWYMDLRAVCHNWRSATDDPRNSISDSRFRPRLWIVLDEVFESDTRRLLVNTATGRFLHKELPLLRDYYVVTTSPHGLFVLADRSPPHAACVFNPLTGEIIRFTAATVPLEVQVTAAVCFDFSSPLLTLYCHSCCKMYYMTSPHSSFDTLDLECALLVYSFFRRAAGAGLVGPWWDLLRTTGMALKIYEVGQSLCVDLLKFFSDDPTEMGLANDARCFPMEFRGQKLVAIKGQHFFQVLRFESGELLYVKSILNHAIFIGHHRCLVVDADMFPLIEANCIYYTEHHGSSAHIWKYNIKDRKAERISEAADFVKRDKHFVLIGNRPFTIVQLLSSYTISIRDSELALQQTTQGADELHDI; encoded by the coding sequence ATGGCAACCGCGCCCGCTGAAGTTCTTCCGCCAGCCAAGAGGTGGAAGAAGGACCCCGGTTGCCTGGAAACCTCACCAGTCCTTCCGGCCACGGCGACTGCAGACTGGTCCTCGCTCCCGTACGACATCGTGGGTCACATCGCCGACTCATTCCTCGCTACCAACAACCTAGATTGGTACATGGATCTGCGCGCCGTCTGCCACAACTGGCGCTCCGCCACTGACGATCCCAGGAACAGCATCTCTGATTCCCGGTTCCGGCCTCGCCTATGGATCGTCCTCGACGAGGTCTTCGAGAGTGACACGCGCCGCCTCTTGGTCAACACCGCCACCGGCCGGTTCCTCCACAAGGAGCTCCCGCTGCTCCGCGACTACTATGTCGTCACCACCAGTCCCCATGGTTTATTCGTCCTGGCCGACAGGAGCCCTCCTCACGCGGCTTGTGTCTTCAACCCTCTCACCGGTGAGATCATCCGTTTCACGGCGGCGACTGTGCCGCTCGAGGTTCAGGTCACCGCTGCCGTCTGCTTTGACTTCTCTTCGCCCTTGCTCACATTGTACTGCCACTCGTGTTGCAAGATGTACTACATGACCAGTCCTCACAGCAGTTTTGACACCCTAGACCTAGAGTGCGCGCTTTTGGTTTATAGTTTTTTCCGGAGGGCGGCCGGAGCTGGTTTGGTTGGTCCTTGGTGGGATTTACTCAGAACAACTGGCATGGCTCTCAAGATCTACGAAGTGGGGCAGTCGCTTTGCGTTGATCTGTTGAAGTTTTTCTCCGATGATCCTACTGAGATGGGACTTGCAAACGATGCCCGGTGTTTCCCAATGGAATTCCGTGGACAGAAGCTGGTCGCCATCAAGGGACAACATTTCTTCCAGGTTTTAAGATTCGAGAGCGGCGAGCTTTTGTATGTGAAGAGCATCTTGAACCATGCCATCTTCATTGGTCATCATAGGTGCCTTGTTGTGGATGCTGATATGTTCCCATTGATTGAGGCAAACTGTATCTACTACACCGAACACCACGGGTCGTCTGCTCACATCTGGAAGTACAATATCAAGGACCGGAAAGCTGAGAGGATCTCGGAAGCTGCCGATTTTGTGAAGCGGGACAAGCATTTTGTCCTCATTGGCAACCGTCCTTTCACGATCGTCCAGCTTCTGTCAAGCTACACCATCAGCATCCGGGATTCTGAACTGGCCTTGCAGCAGACCACACAAGGCGCTGATGAACTGCATGACATTTGA